GTAAGCAAGTCTGAAAGTAATGGCTATGTTGAGCGGATTAAAGACGAAAATGATGCGCGGGTTGTGTTAGTAAAAATTACCGCCGCTGGTCGAGAATTTTTGGAGACCCAAGTTGATACTGCTGCCGAAGTAAAAGCAGCAATCTTTGCGCCATTAAATGAAGAAGAACGTGCGAGTTTTGAAGCCAGCTTAGAAAAGGTTAATGCGCATGTTGCCAGTGATGAATTCACGCAACAATTAATGGACAAGTTCGATATGCCAGAATTTGCTAAACGCGCCTTTACAATGAAACACCGCAATGAAATGGAACGTTTTGGTAATAACGTCGATCAATTCGATAAGCATATGGAACAGTGGAATAATCATTTCAGCAAGCACATGGATCGTGTAAGTAAGCATCTGGATAAGCATATGAAGCGCAATGGCTTTGGTAGTGACCAACAAGATGACTTCACCACGCGAGACACTTTTAATCAGAGTGAAGAAAATTTTGCCGGTCGTTCATTTGACCCTATGGATGGTGAAAAATTTGCTGGTCGTGGTAACAACTTCACCCGTGATTTTAACGAAATGGGCCACAATGGCTTCATGAATAATCGTGAAAATCCATTCGATGGCCGTAAGTATTAAAAAAATAATGACACAAATCTTGATTCTTGGAAATTGCAAGAATCATACATACTATTGGGACACGTAAGCTTACGCATATAAATAATAGTATAAAAAAGGTGATATAGGAGCCTGCGATGTGATTAGTGGGTGATAGGGAGAAAGAATAATGGCACATAGTGAAATGCACGGTGGAACACGGCGACCAAAGGGGAAGAATAAGTTTAACTGGAAAAAT
This is a stretch of genomic DNA from Periweissella cryptocerci. It encodes these proteins:
- a CDS encoding MarR family winged helix-turn-helix transcriptional regulator: MTVENLFDNLMNLVHNPNLLMASRTIGLRDNARVDNSKRLLRILVETDKAMTSGSIAEILGIRPASVSVLVSKSESNGYVERIKDENDARVVLVKITAAGREFLETQVDTAAEVKAAIFAPLNEEERASFEASLEKVNAHVASDEFTQQLMDKFDMPEFAKRAFTMKHRNEMERFGNNVDQFDKHMEQWNNHFSKHMDRVSKHLDKHMKRNGFGSDQQDDFTTRDTFNQSEENFAGRSFDPMDGEKFAGRGNNFTRDFNEMGHNGFMNNRENPFDGRKY